In Pseudomonadaceae bacterium SI-3, the sequence CAACTTCCTGGGCACCGGTAACCGTGTCAGCCTCGGGTTGACCCGCAGCGAATACCAGTCGCGTTACAACTTCGGGTTCGTCGATCCCTACTGGACCGAAGACGGTGTCAGCCTCGGTTATAACGCCTTCTATCGAACCACCGATTACGACGAGTTGGACTACGACGTGTCTAGCTACTCGGTCGACAGCCTGGGCGGCGGTGTGAATATCGGCTATCCGATCAGCGAGACTTCGCGGTTGTCGTTTGGTCTATCCGCGCAACAGGACACGATTGATAGCGGACGGTACACGGTCGATGAAATTTTCGATTTTATCGAGCAAGAAGGCGACAGCTACCTCAACTTCAAGGCCTCAGTCGGTTGGTCTGAGTCGACGTTGAACCGCGGGGTTCTGGCAACTCGCGGACATTCGCAAAGCCTTTCTGTGGAAACCACCATTCCAGGCAGTGACCTGTCGTTCTATAAGCTCGATTACAACGCTCAACTGTTCGTGCCGGTTACCAAGACCTACACCATGAGGCTGCATACGCAGTTGGGTTATGGGGATGCCTATGGCTCGACCTCACGGCTGCCGTTCTACGAGCACTACTATGCTGGTGGTTTCAACTCGGTTCGTGGCTTCGAAGACAGCAGTCTCGGTCCGCGCAGCACACCGAGCCTTGGCGAGCCTGTAACCGGGAATGAGGGCACCATTGCCGATCCTGATCAGGATGCGCTGCCATACGGTGGTAACGTGCTGATCCAGGGCGGAATGGAGCTGCTGTTTCCGATGCCGTTCGTCAAGGATCAGCGCTCGTTGCGCACCTCAGTGTTCTGGGACGTGGGTAACGTCTACGATACAAATTGCCCGTCGAGCTCGGCTAAGTGCAGCGACATCGATATCGGGGACATGGCCAGTTCGGTCGGTGTCGGTCTGACCTGGATCACTGCCATGGGCCCGTTGAGTTTCAGTCTGGCGATGCCCGTAATGAAGCCGGACGAAGCAGATACCCAGGTCTTCCAGTTCTCGCTGGGCCAAACCTTTTAATCATCTGGAGCCCTGCTCCAGCGCATTCCTGAAGAGTGGTATATACCGTGCGTAAGTTGACCCAATTGCTTGTTATTGCCGCTGCTCTAGTGGCGACCCCCGCATTCGCCGAAATGAAAATAGCGGTGATGAATTATCAGATGGCTCTGCTCGAATCGGACGGAGCCAAACGCTACTCGGTCGACGCAGAGAAGAAGTTCGGCCCACAGCTGGAGAAGCTCAAAGGGCTGGAGAGCGACGCCAAGCGCATTCAGGACCGCCTGGGCAAAGACGGCGATAAGATGCAGCAGGCTGAGCGTGAGCGCCTTGAGCTTGAATTCAAGCAGAAGGCTCGCGACTTTCAGTTTCTTTCAAAGGAGCTGAACGAGTCTAAGGCCTCCGCCGATCGTGACATGCTCAAGCAGCTCAAGCCAAAGCTAGACAAGGCTGTCGAAGAAGTTATCAAGAAGGGCGATTTCGACTTGGTGTTGGAGCGCGGCGCGGTGGTGGATGTCAAGCCGCAGTACGACATCACCCGCCAGGTCATTGAGCGCATGAATCAGCTGCGCTGATGAGCGGAGTAGCCTATTCACTAGGTGATCTAGTCGAAAGACTAGGGGCCGAGCTGCGCGGCGATGGCTCGCTGCAAGTGTCCGGTCTGGCGACTTTGCAGGACGCCGGCCCTGAGCATTTGAGTTTCCTTGCCAACGCGCAGTACCGGAAATTTCTGCCCACGACGAGGGCTGGTGGTGTGCTGCTTACCGCCAAGGATGCCGAAGGCTACGCGGGTACCGCTTTGGTTGTCGCCAACCCCTATCTCGCCTATGCGCGTATCTCGCATTTGTTCGAGAGCCGGCCTCGAGCGTCCACCGGTATTCATCCCACCGCAGTAGTGGATCCCGGCGCTGTGGTTGATCCCTCAGCGCGCATCGGTGCTCAAGTGGTGATTGAATCAGGAGCCTGGGTTGGCCCCGATGTGGAGATCGGCGCCCAGTCCGTGATCGGCGCGCGAAGCCGCATCGGCGCAGGGGGGCGACTCGCTGCTCGAGTCACTATTTGCCATGACGTGATCATTGGCGATCGCGTGGTCATTCAGCCCGGTGCGGTTATCGGTGGTGAGGGGTTCGGCTTCGCCAATGAACAAGGGAGTTGGGAGAAGATTGCTCAGCTAGGTGGTGTGCGTATTGGTAATGATGTCGAGATTGGCGCCAATACCACCATCGACCGTGGTGCCATATCGGATACGGTTATAGGAAATGGCGTCAAGCTTGATAACCAGATCATGATCGCGCACAACGTACAGATCGGCGATAACACTGCCATGGCAGGGTGTTCCGGCATTTCCGGGAGCACCAAAATCGGTCGCAACTGTATGATCGCTGGCGGCGCCGGGCTGGTTGGGCATATCGAAGTCTGCGATAACGTGTTCATAACCGGCATGACCATGGTCACCCGCTCGATCACCGAGCCGGGAAGTTATTCTTCGGGGACGGCCATGCAGACCGCCGCGGAATGGCGCAAAAGTGCTGCCCGGATTCGTCATCTCGACGACATGGCGCGCCGCCTGCAGCAAGTAGAAAAACGCCTGGCCTCCGTGACCCCGCGCGGGGATGCGTCTTCTGATGGCTGACCCCACCGTCTGATCGCTCCTGTCAGAAGGCATTTGCCAGCGGGTCGCGCAGCCATATGGCTGTGCAGACTCCCAATCTCCTTACGGGCTTTTTCTTCATATGATGGATATCAACGAGATACGCGAATACCTTCCCCACCGATACCCCTTTCTACTGGTTGACCGGGTGGTGGAGCTCGACACGGACGCCAAGCGTATTCGTGGCTACAAGAACGTCACCATCAACGAACCCTTCTTCAACGGTCACTTCCCGCAACATCCAATCATGCCGGGTGTATTGATCATTGAAGCGATGGCGCAAGCGGCAGGACTGCTTGGTTTCAAGATGATGGGTGCGAAGCCGGCCGATGGCACGCTTTACTTCTTCGTTGGCTCGGACAAGCTGCGCTTCCGTCAACCAGTCGTGCCGGGCGATCAGTTGACCCTCGAGGCATCTTTCATCAGCGCCAAGCGCGGGATCTGGAAGTTCGATTGCCGCGCCAGTGTTGATGGTAAGCCGGTATGCTCGGCCGAAATCATTTGTGCGGAACAGAAGATATGAGTTTGGTCGACCCTCGCGCCATCGTCGACCCTGCGGCCCGGCTGGGGGATAACGTTCAGGTCGGCCCATGGTCGATCATCGGCCCGGATGTCGAAATTGGCGAGGGAACAGTGATCGCGTCTCACGTGGTCATCAAAGGGCCGACCCGTATTGGCCGGCACAATCGAATCTTCCAGTTTTCTTCGGTGGGTGAAGACACGCCCGACCTCAAATACAAGGGCGAGCCCACGCGCCTTGTGATCGGTGACCACAACGTGATCCGGGAGGGAGTAACCATTCACCGCGGCACTGTTCAGGATCGAGGCGAGACCACGCTCGGCAACCACAACCTGATCATGGCCTATGCCCACATCGGTCATGACAGTGTGATCGCCAATCATTGCATCCTGGTCAACAACACGGCGCTGGCCGGTCATGTGCATGTTGGTGACTGGGCGATTCTGTCCGGATACACGCTGGTGCACCAGTATTGCCACATCGGTGCGTACAGCTTCTCCGGCATGGGCACCGCAATAGGCAAGGACGTTCCTGCGTTTGTGACGGTATTCGGCAACCCGGCCGAGGCGCGCAGCATGAACTTCGAGGGCATGCGTCGCCGTGGTTTTACCGAAGAAACCATCCTAGCGCTGCGCAACGCCTACAAAGTCGTCTATCGCAAGGGGCTGACAGTCGAGGCTGCGCTCGCTGTGCTCGCCGGCGATGCCCAGGCCTTCCCAGAAGTAGCGCTCTTCCGAGACTCCATACAAGCCTCAAACCGCGGCATCACGCGCTGATATGTCCAGGCCGTTGACAGTTGCACTCGTGGCTGGCGAAGCGTCCGGCGACATCCTTGGTGCAGGTTTGATGCAGGCGCTCAAGGCGCAGCACGCGAACGTCGAATTCGTCGGTGTAGGCGGACCCCGAATGGAGGCGCAGGGCCTCGAATCCTATTTCCCGCAAGAGCGCCTGGCTGTGATGGGGCTGGTGGAGGTGCTCGGTCGCCTACCGGAGCTGCTGAGACGCCGCAAGCGTCTGCTCCAGACGTTGCTGGGTGTGCGCCCCGATGTGTTCATTGGCATCGATGCGCCGGATTTTAATCTGGACTTGGCGCTTAAGCTGCGGCGTGCGGGGATCAAGACTGTGCATTACGTCAGTCCGTCGGTCTGGGCATGGCGACAGAAGCGCGTGCTGAAAATCCGAGACGCCTGCGATCTGATGCTTACGCTGTTTCCCTTCGAGGCGAAGTTTTACGACGCACACGAGGTGGCGGTGCGTTTTGTGGGCCACCCTCTGGCTGACACCATCCCGTTAGTCTCTGATCGAGCCGCGGCGCGGACAACATTGGGCCTGCCGCAGGAAGGGCTGATTGTGGCCCTGATGCCCGGCAGTCGGGGCGGCGAGGTCGGGCGTCTTGGTGAACTCTTCCTGGCTGCCGCTGACAGGCTACGCTCGATGCGGCCGGGAATCCGTTTCGTAGTGCCCTGTGCCAGTCCCGAGCGGCGTGCTCAACTGGAGCAGATGCTAATAGGGCGGGACCTTCCGTTGACACTGCTCGATGGCTGTTCCCACGAGGCGTTGGCCGCCTGCAATGCGGTACTGATTGCTTCCGGCACCGCGACGCTCGAAGCCTTGCTGTACAAACGTCCCATGGTGGTGGCTTACAGCGTTTCGCCGCTGACGTTTCGAATTCTCAAGCGCCTGGTGAAGAGCCCCTACGTAGCCTTACCCAATTTGCTGGCTCAGCGCCTTCTGGTTCCGGAGTTGCTTCAGGATGCCGCGACTCCCGATGCAATGGCGCAGCTGTTGTCGCCATTGCTGGATAACGGTGACAGCCAGACCGAGGGCTTTGATGCCATTCACCGTACGCTGCGCTGCGATGCCTCGAGCCAGGCAGCCGATGCGGTGCTCGAACTGGTAGGCACGCGCTAATGCAGATCGGGTTGGATTTCAATCTGGTAGAAGAGCTCGTTGCAGGCGTCGACGAGGTTGGCCGTGGGCCGCTGTGCGGGCCAGTGGTGACCGCGGCAGTGATTCTTGACCCATTGCGACCGATCAGGGGCCTGAACGACTCGAAGAAGCTCACTGAGGCACGCCGCGAGGCGCTATTCAACGAGATCTGCGAGAAAGCGATCGCCTGGTGTATTGCCCGCGCCGAGGTGCATGAAATCGATCAGCTGAACATCCTGCACGCCACTATGCTGGCGATGCAGAGGGCGGTTGAAGGGCTGAGCGTGACTCCTCGACTGGCCTTGATTGACGGCAATCGATGCCCTCAGCTTGCGGTGCCGAGCGCACCCGTCATACAGGGTGATGCTCAGGTGCCCGCCATTGCCGCTGCATCGATTCTGGCCAAGGTCAGCCGAGATCGCGAAATGTGTGCGCTGGACTTGTGTTATCCAGGCTATGGGCTTTCCGCACACAAGGGCTACCCGACGCCAAACCATCTCGAAGCCTTGCAACGGCTCGGTCCGACCATCATCCATCGCCGATCCTTCGCGCCAGTGCGCAACCTGCTGGAGCAACGCGGCGCGCTGGGCGGAAGCGTGATCATCGAAACGGTCGGCGCCCCTGCCAGCCTGCTGGGCTGAATTTCCGCCCGGAGCATCTTGCAGCCTATCGAGGCCTACGTTCCGCTGATCCATAACAGGCCAAACACCGTCTTAATCGGCTTCGGCTTTCCGGTACAATTCGCGGCTTGTCGTTTCGCCAGTCCAAGGTTGGTTCATGTCCGTCTCCTTCGTCCATCTTCGTCTGCACACTGAATATTCTCTGGTTGACGGGCTGGTGCGCGTTAAGCCGCTGGTGAAGTCGGTGGCAGGCGCTGGCATGCCGGCGGTGGCCGTCACGGATCAGAGCAACATGTGCTCTCTGGTCAAGTTCTACAAGGCGGCGCAGGGCGCCGGAATTAAACCGATCTGTGGCGCCGATATCTGGCTGGCGAGTCGCGAGGAGGACGGTCCGCTCAGCCGATTGACGTTACTGGCGATGAACAGCCGGGGGTATCGCAACCTGACCGAGCTGGTCTCGCGCGGCTGGACGGAGGGCCAGCGCAACGATCAGATCATCATCGAACGCGACTGGGTCAAAGCTGCCGCAGAAGGCCTGATCGCGTTGTCCGGCGCCAAGGAAGGAGAAATTGGCCACGCGCTGCTCGACGGCGAGGAAGCTGCAGCCGAGGCGTTGCTGAACGAGTGGCAGGCTGTCTTCCCTCAGCGGTTCTACCTGGAAGTCCAGCGCACCAGCCGGGTGAACGATGAAGAGCACTTGCACGCTGCGGTCGCGTTGGCGCAGCGCTGCAGTGTACCGCTGGTGGCCACCAACGATGTGCGCTTCCTCAAGCAGGAAGATTTTGAAGCCCACGAAACCCGCGTCTGCATTGGTGAGAGCCGTACGCTCGACGACTCGCGGCGGCCGCGTAACTTCTCCGATCAGCAGTACCTGAAGACCCCTGCGGAAATGTGGGAGCTGTTCAGCGACCTGCCTGAGGCGTTGGAGAATACCGTCGAAATTGCTCGGCGCTGCAATATCGAAGTGCAGTTGGGGACCTACTTCCTGCCTGATTTTCCGGTACCTGCGGGCATGACCATGGACGAGTACTTCCGCAAGGTCTCGTTCGACGGCCTTGATGAGCGCCTCGAGGTGCTGCTACCGAAGGACACGCCTGACTACGAGGCGAAGAAGCAGGTCTATATCGACCGGCTGAATTTCGAGCTCGACATCATCATCCAGATGGGCTTCCCGGGCTACTTCCTGATCGTCATGGACTTCATCCAGTGGGCGAAGAACAACGGCGTTCCGGTAGGGCCCGGACGGGGATCGGGTGCCGGCTCCCTGGTCGCCTACGTGCAGAAGATCACCGATCTCGACCCGCTCGCCTATGATCTGCTGTTCGAGCGCTTCCTCAACCCTGAGCGGGTCTCCATGCCCGACTTCGACGTCGACTTCTGCATGGATGGCCGTGACCGTGTCATCGACTACGTGGCTGAGAAATATGGCCGCAACGCTGTCAGCCAGATCATCACTTTCGGCACCATGGCCGCCAAGGCAGTGGTGCGGGACGTGGCGCGGGTACAGGGCAAGTCCTACGGCCTAGCCGATCGATTGTCGAAGATGATTCCCTTCGAGGTCGGCATGACCCTCGAAAAAGCCTACGAAATGGAGGAGCCGCTGCGGGACTTTCTTGCCGTCGACGAAGACGCCCGGGAAATCTGGGACATGGCGCTCAAGCTCGAAGGCATTACCCGTGGCACCGGCAAGCACGCCGGGGGCGTGGTCATTGCGCCAACCAAACTCACCGACTTCGCGCCCATCGCCTGCGATGACGAAGGTGGCAGCCTGGTGACCCAGTTCGACAAGGATGACGTCGAATCCGCCGGCCTGGTCAAGTTCGACTTCCTCGGCCTGCGGACCCTGACCATCATCAAATGGGCGATGGAGACGATCAACCGGGAGCAAGCCAAGAAGGGCCTGGATCCGCTGAACATCGACTTCATTCCGCTGAATGACAAGCCGACGTTCTCGTTGCTGCAAAAAGCTGAAACGACGGCGGTTTTCCAGCTTGAATCGCGCGGCATGAAAGAGCTGATCAAGAAGCTCAAGCCCGACTGCCTGGAAGACCTGATTGCTCTGGTGGCGCTGTTCCGTCCTGGCCCGCTGCAGTCGGGCATGGTCGACGACTTCATCAACCGTAAGCACGGCCGCGCGGAAATCTCCTACCCCCACTCTGACTACCAGTACGAAGGGCTCAAGCCCGTACTGGCGCCCACTTACGGCATCATCCTGTATCAGGAACAGGTGATGCAGATCGCCCAGGTCATGGGTGGCTACACCCTCGGCCAGGCGGACATGCTGCGCCGTGCCATGGGCAAGAAGAAGCCGGAGGAGATGGCCAAGCAACGCGGCGGGTTCATCGAGGGTTGCGCCAACAACGGCATCGATGCGGACCTGGCGGGCAACATCTTCGATCTGGTGGAAAAATTCGCCGGCTACGGTTTCAATAAATCGCACTCGGCTGCTTACGGGCTGGTTTCCTACCAGACCGCCTGGTTAAAGGCGCATCACCCGTCGCCCTTCATGGCTGCGGTGCTGTCTGCGGACATGCACAACACCGACAAGGTGGTCACGCTGATCGAGGAATGCCGCAGCATGAAGCTGCGCATCGATGCCCCGGACGTGAACAATTCGGAGTTCAAGTTTACGGTCAGTGACGATGGACGAATCATTTACGGTCTGGGTGCGATCAAAGGCGTCGGTGAGGGACCGGTCGAAGCTATCTGCGAATGCCGCAAAGAAGGCGGGCCGTTCAAGGAGCTGTTCGATTTCTGCAGCCGTGTCGATCTCAAGCGAATCAACAAACGCACCCTCGAAGCGTTGATCCGCGGGGGCGCGCTGGATCGTCTGGGGCCGTATTTCTCGGACGAACCAAAAGCCTACCAAGCCAATATCGATCGCAACCGGGCGGTCCTGCTCTCGGCGATGGAAGAGGCTATTCAGGCCGCGGAGCAGACGGCACGCAGCCTCGACAGCGGCCATGCGGACCTGTTCGGTGGGCTGTTCGCTGAGCCCGAAGCCGATGTTTATGCGAACCATCGCAAAGCCCGCGAGCTGTCCTTGAAGGAGCGTCTGAAAGGCGAGAAAGACACGCTGGGGCTATACCTCACCGGCCATCCGATCGATGAATATGAGGGTGAGGTTCGCCGCTTCGCCCGTCAGCGCATCATTGATTTGCGTCCCGCGCGGGGTGAGCAGACCATTGCCGGCTTGATCGTCAACTTGCGGGTCATGAAGAACAAGAAAGGCGACAAAATGGGTTTCATCACCCTGGATGACCGCTCAGGACGGATCGAGGCCTCGCTGTTTGCTGAAGCCTTCAACAGTGCTCAGGCGCTGTTGCAGACCGATGCCCTGGTAGTGGTCGAGGGTGAAGTCAGTAACGATGATTTTTCTGGTGGCCTGCGCTTGCGGGCCAAGCGGGTCATGAGCTTGGAAGAAGCCCGAACCGGGCTGGCCGAGAGCCTGCGAGTCAAAGTGGCCGGCGAGGCGCTCAAGGGCGATCGAGTGCGCTGGCTGGCGGATGTCTGTGGCCGTCATCGCGGCGCCTGTCCGATCACGCTTGAGTACACCAGTGCCGATGCCCGGGCCCTGCTGCAGTTCGGTGAAGGCTGGCGAATCGACCCGGCCGACAACTTGATTCAGGCATTGCGTGACCAGTTCGGGCGCGACAACGTCTTTCTGCAATACCGATAGCAGGACTAGCCGAGTGGTGCACCATTGCTGGTGCGAGCCCCATTCGACGTCCTGAACCGGCCCGGTCCTGGATCGGGTCATGTTTGCGAACATTTTGTTCGACCTGAATGCGTCCGTCCCGTAAGGTATGGCGCAAAAAACGGAACAGCTCCCGGCCGCCTGGCCGTCGACGCATGACGGATGCCTATGAACCCGAATTTTCTCGATTTCGAACAGCCGATCGCCGACCTGCAAGCCAAGATCGAAGAATTGCGCCTGGTTGGTAACGACAACTCGCTGAACATTGGCGATGAGATTGCCCGCCTGCAGGACAAGAGCGAGTCGCTCACCGAGAGCATCTTCGGCAATCTCACCAGTTGGCAGATCGCTCGCCTGGCTCGACACCCGCAGCGCCCCTACACGCTGGATTACATCAACCATCTGTTTACGGAATTCGAAGAGCTGCATGGCGACCGCCATTTCTCCGATGATGCCGCGATCGTTGGCGGGACGGCTCGACTGAACGGCGAACCGGTGATGATCATCGGCCACCAGAAGGGCCGTGAAGTCCGCGAAAAGGTCCGCCGTAACTTTGGTATGCCGCGTCCAGAAGGCTATCGCAAGGCGTGCCGCCTGATGGAGATGGCCGAACGCTTCAAGATGCCGATCCTGACCTTCATTGACACGCCGGGCGCCTATCCGGGTATCGACGCTGAAGAGCGCAACCAGAGCGAAGCGATCGCCTGGAACCTGCGGGTCATGGCACGGCTTAAGACACCCATCATCGCTACCGTGATCGGCGAGGGTGGTTCTGGAGGTGCGCTGGCCATCGGCGTCTGCGATCAGCTGAACATGCTGCAGTACTCGACCTATGCGGTCATCTCGCCGGAAGGTTGCGCCTCAATCCTGTGGCGTACCGCTGACAAGGCGCCGGAAGCTGCTGAGGCCATGGGTGTCACCGCCGAGCGTCTGAAGAATCTGGGTATCGTCGACAAGGTGATCTCCGAACCGCTGGGCGGTGCCCATCGCAACCCGGCCGTCACTGCCGCGTCGCTGCGCGAAGAGCTCACCACCCAGCTCGAAATGCTCAAGGGGTTCGACACCGAAGCCTTGCTGAAGCGGCGTTACGAGCGCCTGATGAGCTACGGCATCGCCTGATAGCGGACGATGGCGCTGCACCGCGCGTCGGTCATGCAGTGCCTTTCTCTACCGGCCGTGTGAAACGGGCCGGTATCGGCAGCAGGCAAAGCAAACGCCCCGAATGAAGTTCGGGGCGTTTGCTTTTGTGCCGTATGAAAACCATGGGGTGCGCCGGCTGCCGCACAAAAAAGCGGATATTCCGGCTTCATCGCAGGCTTCGGAGCGGGCGCCTTGGGAGCACCCGCACACTATGCGCAGGCGAGCACAGCGGCTCGACCTTTCATGTTGTCCCTAGCTCCTGGGAGATCAAATCGGCGCTGAGCAGCACCTGCTGGCGAAAGCGCTCCTGGGCCTGCGGGTCGTCCATGACCGCTTCCGGCCCGGACAGGTTGATGGCCGCGACCACCTCGCCAAGGTGATTGCGAATGCCGCAGGCGATCGCCGTGGAATAGTCGGAGCGGTGCAGCACCCAGCCACGCTCGCGGCCCTCGTGGATCAGTTGCTGCAGCTCCGGTAGCGTCTTCGGTGCCGGCGGCGGGTAATCGTCCAGGCGAGCGTGCCGGTACAAGTTTCCGAGCGCCTCCTCTGGCAGCGCGGTCAGCAGGATGCGGCCCATGGCGCTGCAATGGCATGGAATCCGGGTGCCGATCAGAATGTTCACTGACAGCCGCTGAGCGGCGAAGGCTCGATAGATGTAGAGGCTGTCGGTGTGCTCGCGAA encodes:
- a CDS encoding IclR family transcriptional regulator is translated as MNTSEPAERENDYRVPALQRGLYILQMFGASQRTLTMAEIAERLGLSVSAIYRIVHTLVEMGYLRKVAKNTYELGPQVVSDGFSYLASRDLVDIALPHLNGLRDRTSLSCHLTIREHTDSLYIYRAFAAQRLSVNILIGTRIPCHCSAMGRILLTALPEEALGNLYRHARLDDYPPPAPKTLPELQQLIHEGRERGWVLHRSDYSTAIACGIRNHLGEVVAAINLSGPEAVMDDPQAQERFRQQVLLSADLISQELGTT
- a CDS encoding lipid-A-disaccharide synthase, with the protein product MSRPLTVALVAGEASGDILGAGLMQALKAQHANVEFVGVGGPRMEAQGLESYFPQERLAVMGLVEVLGRLPELLRRRKRLLQTLLGVRPDVFIGIDAPDFNLDLALKLRRAGIKTVHYVSPSVWAWRQKRVLKIRDACDLMLTLFPFEAKFYDAHEVAVRFVGHPLADTIPLVSDRAAARTTLGLPQEGLIVALMPGSRGGEVGRLGELFLAAADRLRSMRPGIRFVVPCASPERRAQLEQMLIGRDLPLTLLDGCSHEALAACNAVLIASGTATLEALLYKRPMVVAYSVSPLTFRILKRLVKSPYVALPNLLAQRLLVPELLQDAATPDAMAQLLSPLLDNGDSQTEGFDAIHRTLRCDASSQAADAVLELVGTR
- a CDS encoding acyl-[acyl-carrier-protein]--UDP-N-acetylglucosamine O-acyltransferase, encoding MSLVDPRAIVDPAARLGDNVQVGPWSIIGPDVEIGEGTVIASHVVIKGPTRIGRHNRIFQFSSVGEDTPDLKYKGEPTRLVIGDHNVIREGVTIHRGTVQDRGETTLGNHNLIMAYAHIGHDSVIANHCILVNNTALAGHVHVGDWAILSGYTLVHQYCHIGAYSFSGMGTAIGKDVPAFVTVFGNPAEARSMNFEGMRRRGFTEETILALRNAYKVVYRKGLTVEAALAVLAGDAQAFPEVALFRDSIQASNRGITR
- a CDS encoding ribonuclease HII translates to MQIGLDFNLVEELVAGVDEVGRGPLCGPVVTAAVILDPLRPIRGLNDSKKLTEARREALFNEICEKAIAWCIARAEVHEIDQLNILHATMLAMQRAVEGLSVTPRLALIDGNRCPQLAVPSAPVIQGDAQVPAIAAASILAKVSRDREMCALDLCYPGYGLSAHKGYPTPNHLEALQRLGPTIIHRRSFAPVRNLLEQRGALGGSVIIETVGAPASLLG
- the lpxD gene encoding UDP-3-O-(3-hydroxymyristoyl)glucosamine N-acyltransferase gives rise to the protein MMSGVAYSLGDLVERLGAELRGDGSLQVSGLATLQDAGPEHLSFLANAQYRKFLPTTRAGGVLLTAKDAEGYAGTALVVANPYLAYARISHLFESRPRASTGIHPTAVVDPGAVVDPSARIGAQVVIESGAWVGPDVEIGAQSVIGARSRIGAGGRLAARVTICHDVIIGDRVVIQPGAVIGGEGFGFANEQGSWEKIAQLGGVRIGNDVEIGANTTIDRGAISDTVIGNGVKLDNQIMIAHNVQIGDNTAMAGCSGISGSTKIGRNCMIAGGAGLVGHIEVCDNVFITGMTMVTRSITEPGSYSSGTAMQTAAEWRKSAARIRHLDDMARRLQQVEKRLASVTPRGDASSDG
- a CDS encoding DNA polymerase III subunit alpha — translated: MSVSFVHLRLHTEYSLVDGLVRVKPLVKSVAGAGMPAVAVTDQSNMCSLVKFYKAAQGAGIKPICGADIWLASREEDGPLSRLTLLAMNSRGYRNLTELVSRGWTEGQRNDQIIIERDWVKAAAEGLIALSGAKEGEIGHALLDGEEAAAEALLNEWQAVFPQRFYLEVQRTSRVNDEEHLHAAVALAQRCSVPLVATNDVRFLKQEDFEAHETRVCIGESRTLDDSRRPRNFSDQQYLKTPAEMWELFSDLPEALENTVEIARRCNIEVQLGTYFLPDFPVPAGMTMDEYFRKVSFDGLDERLEVLLPKDTPDYEAKKQVYIDRLNFELDIIIQMGFPGYFLIVMDFIQWAKNNGVPVGPGRGSGAGSLVAYVQKITDLDPLAYDLLFERFLNPERVSMPDFDVDFCMDGRDRVIDYVAEKYGRNAVSQIITFGTMAAKAVVRDVARVQGKSYGLADRLSKMIPFEVGMTLEKAYEMEEPLRDFLAVDEDAREIWDMALKLEGITRGTGKHAGGVVIAPTKLTDFAPIACDDEGGSLVTQFDKDDVESAGLVKFDFLGLRTLTIIKWAMETINREQAKKGLDPLNIDFIPLNDKPTFSLLQKAETTAVFQLESRGMKELIKKLKPDCLEDLIALVALFRPGPLQSGMVDDFINRKHGRAEISYPHSDYQYEGLKPVLAPTYGIILYQEQVMQIAQVMGGYTLGQADMLRRAMGKKKPEEMAKQRGGFIEGCANNGIDADLAGNIFDLVEKFAGYGFNKSHSAAYGLVSYQTAWLKAHHPSPFMAAVLSADMHNTDKVVTLIEECRSMKLRIDAPDVNNSEFKFTVSDDGRIIYGLGAIKGVGEGPVEAICECRKEGGPFKELFDFCSRVDLKRINKRTLEALIRGGALDRLGPYFSDEPKAYQANIDRNRAVLLSAMEEAIQAAEQTARSLDSGHADLFGGLFAEPEADVYANHRKARELSLKERLKGEKDTLGLYLTGHPIDEYEGEVRRFARQRIIDLRPARGEQTIAGLIVNLRVMKNKKGDKMGFITLDDRSGRIEASLFAEAFNSAQALLQTDALVVVEGEVSNDDFSGGLRLRAKRVMSLEEARTGLAESLRVKVAGEALKGDRVRWLADVCGRHRGACPITLEYTSADARALLQFGEGWRIDPADNLIQALRDQFGRDNVFLQYR
- a CDS encoding acetyl-CoA carboxylase carboxyl transferase subunit alpha (catalyzes the carboxylation of acetyl-CoA to malonyl-CoA; forms a tetramer composed of two alpha (AccA) and two beta (AccD) subunits; one of the two catalytic subunits that can form the acetyl CoA carboxylase enzyme together with a carrier protein), coding for MNPNFLDFEQPIADLQAKIEELRLVGNDNSLNIGDEIARLQDKSESLTESIFGNLTSWQIARLARHPQRPYTLDYINHLFTEFEELHGDRHFSDDAAIVGGTARLNGEPVMIIGHQKGREVREKVRRNFGMPRPEGYRKACRLMEMAERFKMPILTFIDTPGAYPGIDAEERNQSEAIAWNLRVMARLKTPIIATVIGEGGSGGALAIGVCDQLNMLQYSTYAVISPEGCASILWRTADKAPEAAEAMGVTAERLKNLGIVDKVISEPLGGAHRNPAVTAASLREELTTQLEMLKGFDTEALLKRRYERLMSYGIA
- the fabZ gene encoding 3-hydroxyacyl-[acyl-carrier-protein] dehydratase FabZ, translating into MMDINEIREYLPHRYPFLLVDRVVELDTDAKRIRGYKNVTINEPFFNGHFPQHPIMPGVLIIEAMAQAAGLLGFKMMGAKPADGTLYFFVGSDKLRFRQPVVPGDQLTLEASFISAKRGIWKFDCRASVDGKPVCSAEIICAEQKI